In Larimichthys crocea isolate SSNF chromosome XI, L_crocea_2.0, whole genome shotgun sequence, the sequence gtgcagtacatcagaTGTAATCgttgatgtttatgtttaatactgtacatggccccattaaatgaattaaataaaatatagtgtGCTCTTGTTGTGAAGTTCATTTTCCGCTCGTGGTTTGAGTAACTCTGGCAAACGTGACACAACTCTCGCGCGTTTGAAATCGAAGCAATGAATTCTGGGATTTGTTGTCTTCTTCAGTTAAAGTAGTTGTCCGATCAAAAATAAACTCGGGGATGTTCTGTTGTATTAAATtcgtaaaaaaaagtaataaggCGTGTTTTATATgtagtttatatttaaaatgctataataaaattataaacTCGACCTCTCCAAACGActaaacttaatttaaaagtgtttgttttcatatgaaTTGTTggccatattttttttttgtcagtccCGTGACGTTCAAGGCGTCAACCACTGTCAGTGTACGACAGTGGGAAGTTcgttttttttagggagtcagatcatttgactcttTCGGCTCCTAAACGACTCTTTGTTTTATCAAAGCCTAATTTAGCACTGTTGACTTGTGATtcgtatgtgtacacatatatcacttaaattacctttgtactgaagcattcacaagtaaaaataattttctttttttttcttttctaatacCAATAAAatgctgtagccaattgttttcattgcatttacagaccTGTGTAACTCTCTTAAACCACCCAAATCAATGACTTGctcaaataaattaataaaataaataacttaagtgcattttacatcaaaaacaaacttgacTTATTTAGACATATTAAATTCAGGTGACTTATCCTGATTGAGTTCTGTCAATTTTATTGGAGTTGACTACACTAAGATACATTTAGTGTAGTGTATTACAAATAATGTAATAGGCATTTGTTTGGCAGAATATATGAAATAAGTGACTCGTAGTCTTAGAGCTGTACCAGCCAGACTACTGCCACCCGTAGGCAAAGCACCCGAGCTGCCCCGTGGGCGAAGGCCTGACCACCAGACACTCACCAGAAAGCTCCTCTCAAGGGTCTGTCTCCAGAAGAGGGCCTCGGTTTCTCTAATCTAATCAAAATGGGCTGAGTACGTAAAACCAATCAGAGCTGATTTTATATGACTGTACTTATGCTTTGTGTAAATCTACCctctgttattttaattttttctttctcttttttttgtgaatagAGTGTATATTACACGTAGGGGTGCGCTCCCTGGTTTGGTTGTTATTGGGCTATTATTTCCATCTGGAATAGTTAGGATCCAGAGGAGAGAGCTCTAGAAGGGCAGTAAGTTCAACATCACTGTATCTGTGACAAACTGAGTTAAAGTATGTATGAAAAGTTGTATGTGATGGAGGTCTGCCtttctgaataaaaaagaatgcctaattttttttatattggcattaaataattattatttcacagagcactgGTATCCTGTTGTGTTAGACGGCAGAAATGACAAAACCATATCTAACCCATGGCCTGACTGCATTGTTATATGGATTGAGAGGTACCTTTAATTGTTTGGGAGACTTGAATTTCTTTTAATGAAACTTGCGAAAGGAAACTTAAGCGAAATTAAATCCATCATAAAACCATTGAAATGCCGATTTACTGGGCTATAGTCGTTTGTCttgcagaaaagagaaaaaaatgtttaagattGTTTCCGGTAATCATATTTAACCCCAGAAAATCCGTAAATTGACAAGGGAATAAAATGTTTGCAGTACATGCGTGAAAGGGGAGTCGGATTCTGAGGGGAGAGTCGAAAAATTTGAACCGGCTCGTCCGCGAACGACACATCACGACAGTATACGACTTCCTGTTTGGGTTACAACCGGATACAAACCGAGGAGTCTCCAAGAAGTCTTCTTGTGTCTCCGTTCAGCAGGACTCTGTCCACACTTTATCGGTGGAAAGATGTCGGAAACAGGGAACCGGCTGCGGAAGCTGCTCGAGTCGCCCAATTTCGACCCGCAAAATTACGTCAAGCAGCTGTCACAGCAGTCCGATGGCGACAGAGATCTGCAGGAGCACCGTCAGAAAATCCAAAACCTGGCCGACGAGACGGCTCAAAACCTGAAGAAAAACGTCTACAAGAACTACAGACAGTTCATAGAGACGGCCAAAGAGATCTCATACCTGGAGAGCGAGATGTACCAGCTGAGTCACATCCTGACCGAGCAGAAGAGCATCATGGAGAGCATCACCCAGGCCTTGTTGTCCACAGATAAAGATGAGACCTCCAAAGAGATGCAGGCTGCTTTCCCTAAAGAAACAGAGGAGGTGAAGCAGAGGACGCTCACCTCACTGCTGGAGAAAGTGGAAGGGGGTAAGAACATCATGGACACCCCAGGGAGACACCTAGTCTACAATGGTGATCTCGTAGAGTTTGATGTTGACAACATGTCCCCGATCCAGAGGGTGCACGCCTTCCTGATGAATGACTGTCTGCTGATCGCCACCTGGCTGCCAAACCGCAGAGGAACCGTGAAGTACAAATACAACGCCCTGTACGACCTGGAGAGCTTCGCCGTGGTCAACGTTAAAGACAACCCACCCATGAAAGACATGTTCAAGATCCTCATGTTCCCAGACAGTCGCATCTTCCAGGCGGAGAACAGCAAAATCAAGAAGGAGTGGCTGGAGATCCTGGACGAAACCAAGAAGAACAAAGTCACCAAGGACAAGCacaagaaagaggaggaggtccCAACGTCTCCTGTAAGAGTCGAGGTGTCCACCAATCCTTTCGACATGGATGACGATGAGCCAGCCGGTGCTGAAGAAAGCGTGAACCTCAGCCTTGAGTGGATCCAGGAGCTGCCAGAAGATCTGGACGTCTGCATCGCCCAGAGAGACTTTGAGGGCGCCGTGGACCTGCTGGACAAGCTCAACGAGTATCTGAAAGACCAGCCGGTCACGCAGAGGGTCAAAGAGCTGAGGCTGAAGGTGGACGAGCGTGTGCGGCAGCTGACGGAGGTTCTGGTGTTTGAGTTGTCTCCGGATCGGTCACTTCGTGGTGGACCTAAAGCCACCCGTCGGGCCGTGTCCCAGCTGATCAGACTAGGtcctgctttgttttatttctcattaacACAAAGTTCTTCTGCAGCAGAATATATATTCGAATTGCACAGTTCAAGCACAGCGTTGTCAAGAGAGTGTTTCACTTCCCACACCTGAATTATTTGCTGTAATTTTGCATAGTTAAATCTACT encodes:
- the exoc8 gene encoding exocyst complex component 8 produces the protein MSETGNRLRKLLESPNFDPQNYVKQLSQQSDGDRDLQEHRQKIQNLADETAQNLKKNVYKNYRQFIETAKEISYLESEMYQLSHILTEQKSIMESITQALLSTDKDETSKEMQAAFPKETEEVKQRTLTSLLEKVEGGKNIMDTPGRHLVYNGDLVEFDVDNMSPIQRVHAFLMNDCLLIATWLPNRRGTVKYKYNALYDLESFAVVNVKDNPPMKDMFKILMFPDSRIFQAENSKIKKEWLEILDETKKNKVTKDKHKKEEEVPTSPVRVEVSTNPFDMDDDEPAGAEESVNLSLEWIQELPEDLDVCIAQRDFEGAVDLLDKLNEYLKDQPVTQRVKELRLKVDERVRQLTEVLVFELSPDRSLRGGPKATRRAVSQLIRLGQSTKACELFLKNRAAAVQTAIRQLRIEGATLLYIHKLCNIFFTSLLETAKEFEMDFAGNTGCYSAFVVWSRSAMRMFVDAFSKQVFDSKESLSTAAECVKVAKEHCQQLTEIGLDLTFTLQSLLVKDIKAGLLSYKDIIMEATKHRNSEEMWRRMNLMTPEALAKLKDEMRSCGMGSFEQYTGDDCWVNLSYTIVAFTKQMMNFLEEGLKLYFPELHMVLLESLREIILVAVQHVDYSLRCEQDPEKKTFIMQNATFLHDTVLPVVERRFEEGVGKPAKQLQDLRKSTRPVRVNPESTTSLV